The following coding sequences are from one Shewanella putrefaciens window:
- a CDS encoding ABC transporter permease — MNDGWLALLQQALNLLFSLDPEVWSIIYVSFSVSFAALLITLIPSMVLGFVLAFAPFRGKWLITNLVQTLQSIPTVVIGLLVYLLLTRNGPLGDLKWLFTQEGMILGQMLICAPVLIAMSQAAFTSVDRRAWETSQTLGASWVRAVWTVCRELRMPLLLAIVAAFSRILTEVGCSMMVGGNILNLTRNIPTAIALETSKGDFAQAIALGLVLLILSLILNFALGSLRGKAMPRSH, encoded by the coding sequence ATGAACGACGGTTGGCTAGCCCTGTTACAGCAGGCCCTAAACCTGCTGTTTTCATTGGACCCTGAAGTCTGGTCCATCATTTATGTCTCGTTTTCAGTATCTTTCGCGGCACTGCTAATCACCCTGATCCCGTCGATGGTACTCGGGTTCGTACTGGCATTTGCGCCATTTAGGGGGAAGTGGTTAATCACCAATTTGGTTCAAACACTGCAATCTATTCCCACTGTGGTTATCGGCCTGTTGGTATATTTGCTCCTCACCCGAAATGGCCCTCTGGGCGATTTAAAGTGGTTGTTCACTCAAGAAGGGATGATCCTCGGACAAATGCTCATCTGCGCCCCCGTGCTTATCGCCATGAGCCAAGCCGCCTTTACCAGCGTTGATCGCAGAGCCTGGGAAACCTCTCAAACCTTGGGCGCTTCATGGGTACGTGCCGTATGGACCGTCTGCCGCGAGTTACGCATGCCACTACTTCTAGCGATTGTTGCAGCGTTTAGTCGCATTCTCACAGAAGTGGGCTGCTCAATGATGGTGGGGGGCAATATTCTTAACCTAACTCGCAACATTCCAACAGCTATCGCCCTCGAAACCAGTAAAGGCGATTTCGCCCAAGCTATCGCCCTAGGACTCGTGCTGCTAATCTTATCCTTGATCCTTAACTTTGCCTTAGGTAGTTTACGCGGCAAAGCGATGCCAAGGAGCCATTAA
- a CDS encoding substrate-binding domain-containing protein, giving the protein MLNMKSHMKSLLGLVVTASLLTVLPAQSTEIIKLATTTSTENSGLLQDLLPKFESESGYKVQVIATGTGKALKLGEQGDVDLVMTHAPSAEAKFVADGFGVEPRGIMENDFVVLGPKNDPAKLRESKTAEEAFAKIAKSGLPFISRGDNSGTHIKELEVWKAAGVTPDFKGYTSVGQGMGKTLLMANELQGYTLSDRGTFVAYKTKLDLSVDFDGGKTLANPYQVILINPAKYPDLNHKGAKAFSDWLSSKEGQTMINNFKVEGEQLFKATYSE; this is encoded by the coding sequence ATGCTAAACATGAAATCCCATATGAAGTCACTGTTAGGTCTAGTTGTTACCGCCAGTTTGCTCACAGTGTTACCTGCTCAATCGACAGAAATTATTAAGCTCGCCACCACAACAAGTACCGAAAACTCGGGTTTGTTACAGGATTTACTGCCTAAATTCGAAAGTGAATCTGGTTATAAAGTACAAGTTATCGCAACGGGTACGGGTAAAGCCCTCAAACTGGGCGAGCAAGGGGACGTTGATTTAGTGATGACCCACGCCCCAAGTGCTGAGGCAAAATTTGTGGCAGACGGTTTTGGTGTCGAACCTCGTGGCATCATGGAAAACGATTTTGTGGTATTAGGGCCTAAAAACGATCCTGCAAAACTGCGTGAAAGCAAAACTGCCGAAGAAGCTTTTGCTAAAATTGCAAAATCCGGTTTACCTTTTATCTCTCGCGGTGATAATTCAGGCACTCACATTAAAGAGTTAGAAGTATGGAAAGCAGCGGGTGTCACTCCTGATTTCAAAGGTTATACTTCCGTTGGTCAAGGCATGGGGAAAACCTTACTGATGGCAAACGAGCTACAAGGTTATACTCTGTCGGATCGCGGCACATTCGTCGCTTATAAAACTAAACTGGATCTCAGTGTCGATTTTGATGGGGGTAAAACCTTAGCCAACCCATACCAAGTGATCCTAATCAACCCTGCTAAGTATCCAGATCTGAACCATAAAGGCGCTAAAGCTTTCAGTGATTGGTTAAGCAGTAAAGAAGGTCAAACCATGATTAACAACTTCAAAGTTGAAGGTGAGCAATTGTTCAAGGCAACTTATAGCGAATGA